A genomic segment from Paramixta manurensis encodes:
- a CDS encoding IS3 family transposase (programmed frameshift) — protein sequence MIFSPQHKTGDLMNKKTKRTFTPEFRLECAQLIVDKGYSYRQASEAMNVGSTTLESWVRQLRRERQGITPSATPITAEQQRIRELEKQVRRLEEQNTIFKKGYRTLDVRLTERFTIAARLSDSHTVVSLCSALEIHRSSYRYWRKRRDTVNPARVRLYSEIRRAWNQSRGSAGARTLAEMLAQNGVPMTRYRAGRLMKYLNLSSCQPGKHQYKNARQEHTCLPNLLERQFAVPEPDRVWCGDITYIWAGNRWCYLAVVMDLFARRVIGWSLSANADTALIRSALRMAYETRGQPRDVMFHSDQGSQYTGLKYQQVLWRYRIKQSVSRRGNCWDNSPMERFFRSLKTEWVPTNGYAGKDEARRQIGSYIQNYYNSVRPHHYNGGLTPEESENRYRSYCKTVASIT from the exons GTGATATTCTCACCACAACATAAAACAGGTGACTTAATGAACAAGAAAACTAAGCGTACTTTCACCCCTGAGTTCAGGCTGGAATGTGCACAGCTGATTGTTGATAAGGGCTACTCATATCGACAAGCCAGTGAAGCGATGAATGTCGGTTCTACCACCCTTGAGAGCTGGGTGCGCCAGCTCAGGCGAGAGCGGCAGGGGATTACGCCCTCTGCTACTCCCATTACTGCAGAACAGCAACGTATTCGCGAGCTGGAAAAGCAGGTTCGCCGCCTGGAGGAACAGAATACGATAT TTAAAAAAGGCTACCGCACTCTTGATGTCCGACTCACTGAACGGTTCACGATAGCCGCCAGACTGAGTGACAGCCACACGGTTGTCAGCCTTTGCTCCGCGCTGGAAATACACCGTAGCAGTTACCGGTACTGGCGAAAACGACGCGATACTGTCAATCCGGCGCGAGTCAGGTTGTACAGCGAAATACGCCGGGCGTGGAACCAGAGCCGGGGCTCAGCAGGCGCACGCACGCTGGCTGAAATGCTGGCTCAAAATGGCGTTCCGATGACCCGTTACCGTGCCGGGCGTCTGATGAAATACCTGAACCTGAGCAGTTGCCAGCCCGGAAAACATCAGTACAAAAATGCCCGTCAGGAGCATACCTGCCTGCCGAATCTGCTCGAGCGTCAGTTCGCTGTACCGGAGCCAGACCGGGTATGGTGTGGAGATATTACGTATATCTGGGCTGGAAATCGCTGGTGCTATCTGGCGGTTGTTATGGATCTTTTTGCCCGCAGGGTTATCGGCTGGAGTCTGTCAGCGAATGCCGATACCGCACTGATAAGAAGTGCTCTGCGGATGGCCTATGAGACGCGTGGTCAACCGCGTGATGTCATGTTCCATAGCGACCAGGGAAGCCAGTATACAGGCCTTAAATATCAGCAAGTTCTCTGGCGTTACAGGATAAAGCAAAGCGTCAGTCGTCGGGGGAACTGCTGGGATAATAGCCCCATGGAACGCTTCTTCCGTAGTCTGAAAACAGAATGGGTGCCGACGAATGGTTACGCAGGTAAGGATGAGGCCCGGCGACAAATCGGCAGTTATATCCAGAATTACTACAATAGCGTCAGACCTCATCATTACAACGGGGGGCTGACGCCGGAAGAATCAGAGAACCGATACCGTTCTTACTGTAAAACCGTGGCCAGTATTACTTGA
- a CDS encoding immunity 8 family protein: MKADLKGMWVDSADISLETYQPEEKNNFNLWIELKIGTRGETGADYFRFFVCTPEWLCKHHWLPELMRHTLLVRKYDLDEIKKIITDYIDQCEGEDWMAIAQKLSRVFAWEYEDYRP, encoded by the coding sequence ATGAAAGCAGACTTAAAAGGTATGTGGGTCGACTCTGCTGATATAAGCTTGGAAACTTATCAGCCTGAAGAGAAAAATAACTTCAATTTATGGATTGAATTAAAAATAGGAACCAGAGGTGAAACTGGTGCAGATTATTTTAGGTTTTTTGTCTGCACCCCCGAATGGCTGTGTAAACACCACTGGCTACCTGAACTGATGCGTCATACGCTTCTGGTCCGCAAATACGATCTGGATGAGATCAAAAAGATCATTACGGATTATATCGATCAGTGTGAAGGTGAAGACTGGATGGCGATAGCGCAAAAACTCTCCCGTGTTTTTGCCTGGGAATATGAAGACTACCGGCCGTAA
- a CDS encoding type II toxin-antitoxin system ParD family antitoxin, with translation MPTSVALSPYFEAFIREQIESGRYNNTSEVIRAGLRALEEREQQMKLESLQKAVSAGINSGESRNAEEVFGRLSRKYQRMVEGKQTK, from the coding sequence ATGCCAACCAGCGTAGCCTTAAGTCCCTATTTTGAAGCGTTCATCCGCGAACAGATAGAAAGCGGACGTTACAACAATACCAGCGAGGTTATCCGTGCCGGGCTTCGGGCGCTGGAAGAGCGGGAGCAGCAGATGAAACTGGAATCACTGCAAAAAGCAGTCAGCGCAGGGATAAACAGCGGGGAGAGCAGAAACGCGGAAGAGGTGTTCGGGCGTCTGTCACGCAAATACCAGCGCATGGTCGAAGGCAAGCAGACGAAATGA
- a CDS encoding type II toxin-antitoxin system RelE/ParE family toxin has product MKLGISPLAEQDIEAIGDYIALDNPVRAVSFTEELYQQCLLIAESPVIYRERSELGQSVRSCAYGRYLIVFRVLDTEVRIERLLHGSRDIISLFAELDSL; this is encoded by the coding sequence ATGAAACTGGGTATATCGCCACTGGCAGAACAGGATATAGAAGCTATCGGCGACTATATCGCACTGGACAATCCGGTTCGGGCGGTGAGCTTCACGGAAGAGTTGTACCAGCAGTGCCTGTTGATAGCAGAATCACCGGTTATCTACAGGGAAAGGTCGGAGCTGGGGCAAAGTGTCAGAAGTTGCGCTTATGGCCGTTACCTGATCGTGTTCAGGGTACTTGATACTGAGGTTCGTATAGAACGGCTGTTGCATGGTTCACGCGATATTATCAGCCTATTCGCAGAGCTGGACAGCCTGTAA
- a CDS encoding TetR/AcrR family transcriptional regulator produces MARPKEFNIDVALDAAVGVFREHGFAGSSAQMLIEAMKIGKQSLYDTFGGKWQLYCAAVARYSSAETAEHIAMLQSETTAMAGIEQMLERVVAEAHRPCLGLSAISEFATSRDDLVGIREQAGRALRVALQQKLVEAQQTGAVSAELDPDQGTAFLLANIAAIRLAARAGAKPSELNALKALTLKALR; encoded by the coding sequence ATGGCCAGACCAAAAGAATTTAATATTGATGTGGCATTAGATGCCGCCGTGGGCGTGTTCCGCGAACATGGTTTTGCGGGCAGCTCCGCGCAAATGCTGATTGAGGCGATGAAGATCGGCAAGCAGAGCTTGTACGATACATTCGGCGGAAAGTGGCAGCTGTATTGCGCTGCGGTGGCGCGCTACAGTTCGGCGGAAACAGCCGAGCATATCGCGATGCTGCAAAGCGAGACGACAGCGATGGCGGGCATTGAACAGATGCTTGAACGGGTAGTCGCTGAGGCCCACAGGCCGTGTCTGGGGCTGAGTGCCATTAGCGAGTTTGCCACTAGCCGCGACGATCTGGTTGGTATCCGTGAACAGGCCGGGCGGGCGTTACGCGTGGCGCTACAGCAGAAACTGGTTGAAGCACAACAAACGGGCGCGGTCTCTGCGGAGTTAGACCCTGACCAGGGCACCGCTTTCCTGTTGGCAAACATTGCAGCGATTCGTCTCGCCGCGCGTGCAGGCGCGAAGCCGTCCGAACTCAATGCGCTAAAAGCGCTCACCCTAAAGGCTCTACGATGA
- a CDS encoding quinone oxidoreductase family protein: MKAIVMERVGGPAVMEYVDRPNPEPAAGQVLVQVHAAGVNFMDIGVRQGSLWQEMPLPKTLGVEGAGQVLSVGAGVTDITPGQRVAWVYAPGSYAQQVVVPAAALVPLPDEIDYRTAAAVMMQGLTASHFATDFYPVQPGDIALVHAAAGGVGLLLTQIIKLRGGRVIGRVSSANKVAFAKEAGAEQVIVDTEGAFAAEAIRLSGGEGVHVVYDGSGPKTFQGSLDALRVCGTFCWYGPVLGSPGAIEIMSLPKSIKIGYATFNHHVRTPELLRARTKQLFDWITAGQLSLKIGGEYALADAARAHTDLESRKTSGKLLLLP; the protein is encoded by the coding sequence ATGAAAGCGATAGTGATGGAACGTGTCGGTGGCCCGGCAGTGATGGAATATGTTGATCGGCCAAACCCGGAGCCTGCGGCAGGACAGGTGCTAGTGCAAGTACATGCGGCTGGTGTGAACTTTATGGATATTGGCGTCCGGCAAGGCTCGCTTTGGCAGGAGATGCCGCTACCGAAAACGTTGGGCGTTGAGGGCGCCGGTCAGGTGTTAAGCGTGGGCGCCGGGGTCACGGATATAACGCCTGGTCAGCGCGTTGCCTGGGTATATGCGCCGGGGAGTTACGCCCAACAGGTGGTGGTACCCGCCGCCGCGCTGGTTCCGCTGCCGGATGAGATCGATTATCGAACCGCGGCGGCGGTTATGATGCAAGGATTAACCGCGAGCCACTTTGCTACCGACTTTTATCCGGTTCAGCCCGGCGATATTGCCCTGGTCCATGCGGCAGCGGGCGGAGTGGGATTATTGTTAACACAAATCATTAAGCTGCGCGGAGGCCGGGTGATTGGGCGCGTTTCTAGCGCCAACAAAGTCGCTTTTGCCAAAGAGGCGGGAGCCGAACAAGTGATTGTCGATACCGAGGGCGCATTCGCCGCCGAGGCGATTCGCCTTTCCGGTGGCGAAGGTGTACATGTGGTTTACGATGGTTCAGGGCCGAAAACCTTTCAGGGCTCCCTGGATGCGCTGCGTGTCTGTGGAACCTTCTGTTGGTATGGCCCGGTGCTGGGTAGCCCGGGAGCCATAGAAATAATGAGTCTGCCGAAAAGCATCAAAATTGGCTATGCCACCTTCAATCATCACGTTCGTACCCCTGAGTTGCTACGCGCGCGCACCAAACAGTTGTTTGACTGGATAACCGCAGGTCAGTTAAGTCTTAAAATTGGGGGAGAGTATGCGCTGGCGGACGCGGCGCGCGCCCATACCGATCTTGAGAGCCGGAAAACCAGCGGCAAGCTATTGCTACTCCCGTAA
- a CDS encoding SDR family NAD(P)-dependent oxidoreductase, whose amino-acid sequence MRGKVSVITGGNRGIGRAIALGLAEAGSAVAIAARDEAKSAATLEELHRIGVKAISVPTDVANRNDVEAMLAKVTQELGPVDVLVNNAGIGFHADALTLEDEEWQRLFSINLDAVWKASQIVGRQMAQRGSGSIINIGSISGFIVNRPQWHSPYGISKAAVHHLTRSLAAEWAKSGIRVNAIAPGYVKTEIASEEYEDYRHYWRDEVPMQRYASPDEIAPIALLLASDASSFVTGSVFTVDGGYTLW is encoded by the coding sequence ATGCGTGGAAAGGTATCGGTTATTACGGGTGGCAACCGTGGCATTGGGCGCGCCATCGCCCTTGGATTAGCCGAGGCGGGCTCTGCCGTTGCGATTGCCGCACGGGATGAGGCAAAAAGCGCCGCGACGCTGGAAGAGTTACACCGCATTGGGGTTAAGGCGATTTCGGTACCGACCGATGTGGCGAATCGCAACGATGTGGAAGCGATGCTGGCGAAAGTCACGCAGGAACTCGGCCCGGTGGATGTGCTGGTCAATAATGCCGGCATTGGTTTTCATGCCGATGCGCTAACGTTAGAAGACGAAGAGTGGCAACGATTATTTTCCATTAACCTTGATGCGGTATGGAAAGCCAGCCAGATTGTCGGCAGGCAAATGGCGCAACGCGGAAGCGGTTCGATTATTAATATCGGTTCAATCTCCGGTTTTATCGTCAACCGTCCACAATGGCATTCGCCTTATGGCATCTCCAAAGCGGCGGTTCACCATTTAACCCGTTCGCTGGCAGCGGAATGGGCAAAAAGCGGTATCCGTGTTAATGCCATCGCGCCAGGGTACGTTAAAACCGAGATCGCCAGCGAGGAGTATGAAGATTATCGGCATTATTGGCGGGACGAAGTGCCGATGCAACGTTATGCCTCGCCGGATGAAATCGCCCCGATTGCGTTGCTATTAGCCAGCGATGCCTCCTCCTTTGTCACCGGCTCAGTGTTTACCGTTGATGGCGGCTACACGCTCTGGTAA
- a CDS encoding ATP-binding cassette domain-containing protein, with the protein MTDTTSSIVMRASGLVKRYGHVVALNGADFELAQGEILAVVGDNGAGKSSLIKALTGALIPDEGHIYLNDREVNFNNPLSSRLSGIETVYQELAVATQLNITQNLFLGRELRKPGLRGALLRQLDKKGMRQQAEDHMRNLGIRIQSIDQKVETLSGGQRQAVAVARAAAWGKRVVILDEPTAALGVRETNQVLDLITRIRDRGLSVVLISHSMPNVFQIADRIHIHRLGRRASVVSPATTSMSDVVAIMTGALAADAVSSALIIPEAAALPERS; encoded by the coding sequence ATGACCGATACAACTTCCTCTATTGTCATGCGCGCGAGCGGGCTGGTTAAACGTTACGGTCACGTCGTGGCGCTGAATGGCGCGGATTTCGAGTTGGCGCAAGGAGAAATTCTGGCGGTGGTTGGGGATAACGGCGCGGGAAAATCAAGCCTGATTAAAGCGCTGACCGGCGCGCTGATCCCCGATGAGGGGCATATCTACCTGAATGATCGTGAAGTGAATTTCAATAACCCACTTAGCTCACGGCTTTCCGGTATTGAAACGGTGTACCAGGAGCTGGCGGTCGCCACGCAACTCAACATCACACAAAACCTGTTTCTTGGCCGGGAACTCCGCAAACCGGGCCTCCGCGGCGCGCTGCTTCGTCAGTTAGATAAAAAAGGGATGCGGCAGCAGGCGGAAGATCATATGCGCAACTTGGGTATTCGCATTCAATCGATAGATCAAAAAGTGGAAACCTTGTCCGGTGGCCAGCGGCAAGCCGTTGCCGTAGCGCGTGCGGCGGCATGGGGAAAACGGGTCGTCATTCTCGACGAACCGACGGCGGCGCTTGGCGTGCGTGAAACAAATCAGGTGCTTGATCTGATTACCCGTATCCGCGATCGGGGGCTATCGGTGGTATTGATAAGCCATAGCATGCCGAATGTGTTTCAGATTGCCGATCGTATTCATATCCATCGTTTGGGACGTCGGGCCTCTGTCGTCAGCCCTGCAACCACCTCAATGAGCGATGTTGTCGCCATCATGACCGGCGCACTGGCGGCGGATGCGGTTTCGTCTGCTCTTATCATCCCGGAAGCCGCCGCGCTTCCTGAACGTAGTTAG
- a CDS encoding ABC transporter permease gives MSLFDRSEKEPRPKALTGTSDESRPTGARAYLRTMMALWLSYPIVGPLLALLVIIIVFSTTTATFLNAGNLSLILQQSVVVGTLALGQTLIVLVSGIDLANAAIMVLGTVVTGSLATTVDPWIALICGMLVCIVAAAINGVVVTTFRLPPFIATLGMFTILTAVARLYAHSRSFPVTSDLLALMGSGPAWMPASLTYGSLLWIALTLVLMYVLNKTAWGVHVYAIGNSPSAARLNGISVRKIVFSVYALAGIFYAFAGWQALGRTPIADPSGYPLANLESITAVVIGGTSLFGGRGSVMGTFIGALIVTVLKNGLTQAGIDSLYQQVATGFLVIFTVGIDQYLHRGQRT, from the coding sequence ATGAGTCTCTTTGATCGGAGTGAAAAAGAGCCCCGGCCAAAAGCGCTGACCGGTACTTCAGACGAATCCCGCCCGACTGGCGCCAGGGCCTACTTGCGCACCATGATGGCGTTGTGGCTGTCTTATCCGATCGTTGGACCGTTGCTGGCTCTTCTCGTGATTATTATTGTGTTTTCAACCACTACCGCCACCTTTCTCAACGCCGGTAACTTGTCGCTGATACTGCAACAATCGGTGGTGGTGGGCACATTGGCGCTGGGGCAAACGCTCATTGTGCTGGTTTCCGGTATTGATTTGGCGAATGCCGCCATCATGGTGCTCGGGACGGTGGTGACCGGCAGCCTCGCCACCACCGTTGATCCGTGGATAGCGTTAATCTGCGGCATGTTGGTGTGTATCGTGGCCGCTGCGATTAATGGCGTGGTCGTCACCACCTTCCGTCTACCGCCTTTTATTGCAACCCTAGGGATGTTCACTATCTTAACGGCTGTCGCACGGCTCTACGCTCACTCGCGCAGCTTCCCGGTAACGTCCGATTTACTGGCTTTGATGGGCTCAGGCCCGGCGTGGATGCCCGCCAGCCTGACCTATGGCAGCCTGCTATGGATTGCTCTGACATTGGTTCTGATGTATGTGCTGAACAAAACGGCCTGGGGCGTGCATGTGTATGCGATAGGTAACTCGCCCTCGGCGGCGCGTCTGAACGGCATCAGCGTCAGAAAAATCGTGTTTAGCGTGTATGCGTTGGCCGGTATTTTCTATGCCTTTGCCGGCTGGCAGGCATTGGGTCGTACGCCTATCGCCGATCCAAGCGGCTATCCACTGGCCAATCTTGAGAGCATCACCGCGGTGGTCATCGGGGGCACCAGTTTATTTGGCGGACGCGGCAGCGTGATGGGGACATTTATCGGCGCCTTGATTGTGACCGTACTCAAAAATGGCCTTACTCAGGCCGGTATCGATTCGCTCTATCAACAGGTGGCAACCGGCTTTTTGGTGATCTTCACCGTCGGTATCGATCAATATCTGCACCGAGGACAACGGACATGA
- a CDS encoding substrate-binding domain-containing protein: MWKNSNRPLCAASFSIALTLATMTASAQAQDTKYLIGVIEQQLSNPFFARLQQAAVDEAKKNGLGTITAASSAAGDSDTQIAAVENMINRGVKGIVIDPANPFALRNVIKKARDAGIVVITTNTSLEPATTANASYETDNLAAGELVGKWAKARLGATGAKVALLDYDLSDKTSKARHDGFLKGFGLSEHSPEIVGTALTQANVETGQSSMENLLAAHSDINVVYTINEPTAQGAYLSIKRARKDIVLTSIDGSCSGVHSVADGAIGATVMQFPDRMGKMAVEAIITAVNGGAKPHGVNNSGTVLITDHPVKGLASKDSAWGLKNCWGE, encoded by the coding sequence ATGTGGAAAAATAGTAACCGGCCACTCTGCGCCGCATCGTTTTCGATCGCGCTGACGCTTGCCACCATGACCGCTTCTGCTCAGGCGCAGGATACCAAGTATCTGATCGGGGTGATTGAACAGCAACTGTCCAATCCATTTTTTGCCCGTCTACAACAGGCCGCCGTTGATGAGGCGAAAAAGAACGGGCTGGGCACCATCACCGCTGCTTCGAGCGCCGCGGGCGACTCTGATACACAGATCGCGGCAGTGGAAAATATGATTAACCGGGGCGTTAAAGGCATTGTTATTGACCCGGCCAACCCGTTTGCGTTGCGTAATGTCATTAAAAAAGCGCGTGACGCCGGGATCGTCGTGATTACCACCAATACCTCGCTAGAACCGGCAACCACAGCCAACGCCTCTTATGAAACCGATAATTTAGCCGCCGGCGAGCTGGTGGGTAAATGGGCGAAGGCCCGGCTCGGCGCTACTGGCGCCAAAGTGGCGTTGCTGGATTACGATTTATCCGACAAAACCTCCAAAGCCCGTCACGATGGTTTTCTGAAAGGGTTTGGCCTCAGCGAGCACTCACCGGAAATCGTCGGCACCGCCTTAACCCAGGCCAACGTCGAAACCGGCCAATCTTCCATGGAAAATCTTCTGGCGGCGCATTCGGATATTAATGTGGTGTATACCATCAACGAGCCAACGGCCCAGGGCGCGTATCTTTCGATTAAAAGAGCGCGCAAAGATATTGTGCTGACCTCTATTGATGGCAGTTGCTCTGGCGTACACAGCGTGGCGGATGGCGCTATCGGGGCGACCGTTATGCAATTCCCCGACCGGATGGGCAAAATGGCGGTGGAGGCCATTATTACGGCGGTTAATGGCGGTGCTAAGCCACACGGCGTGAATAATTCCGGGACGGTGCTGATTACCGACCATCCGGTGAAGGGGCTTGCCTCCAAAGATTCGGCGTGGGGCCTGAAGAATTGCTGGGGAGAGTAA
- a CDS encoding FGGY-family carbohydrate kinase — translation MTSLFIIGLDYGSESARGVLIDTVTGEQVDSCTHTYRHGIMTDSLPTGRPLPAGWALQDAADYLEAAQIILEKLGNNRHIASIGVGFTASSPLPASADGQALSTHHPDEPHAYVKLWKHSAPQAYVDEINRRGDHFLDNFGGKVSGEWLLAKAAQLADEAPHIWAQADRFIEAGDWLVWQLTQREVRSLDFAAYKAQYTGQTGYPHHLVDGLEQRLTTPYPVGTAAGTLSNAWRQRTGILGNATVAVAVIDSHVVLPAVGTMVPHTLVAALGTSAAYLFLDDTAQPLPTGIEGMANGAALPDVWCYEAGQAGFGDILAWFVRTFPRSDDMAESFRLYNSSAAALAPAQTRLLALDWWSGNRVPFADAHLSGLLVGLTLTSTSTDIYRALLEALCFGARAILDYLQAGGVSVQHILLTSGLSQRNPLLMQMMADVLGHAIKVPNIQNPTAVGAAIHGAVAAGIVADFATGSRRFGARDFECYQPRDANTQAYQPVYQQYRELMADNAIRRTMHHLADNLRRPQ, via the coding sequence ATGACCAGTTTGTTTATTATTGGCCTTGATTATGGTTCGGAGTCCGCCCGGGGCGTACTGATCGACACGGTGACCGGCGAGCAGGTGGACAGTTGTACCCATACTTATCGACACGGCATTATGACCGATAGTCTGCCAACCGGTCGCCCGCTTCCTGCTGGCTGGGCGCTGCAGGATGCGGCGGACTACCTCGAAGCCGCGCAGATTATCCTCGAAAAACTGGGTAATAACCGCCATATCGCCTCGATCGGCGTTGGCTTTACCGCCAGCTCTCCGCTCCCGGCCAGCGCAGATGGTCAGGCACTCTCCACACATCATCCTGATGAACCGCATGCTTACGTAAAGCTCTGGAAACACAGTGCGCCTCAAGCCTATGTGGATGAGATCAATCGGCGCGGCGATCACTTTCTGGATAATTTCGGTGGCAAAGTATCGGGTGAATGGTTACTGGCTAAAGCGGCGCAGCTCGCCGATGAAGCGCCCCATATCTGGGCGCAGGCCGACCGTTTTATTGAGGCGGGTGACTGGCTGGTCTGGCAACTGACGCAACGGGAAGTACGCAGCCTGGATTTTGCCGCTTATAAAGCGCAATACACCGGGCAAACCGGTTATCCGCATCATCTGGTGGATGGTTTGGAGCAACGCCTTACGACGCCTTATCCGGTCGGAACCGCAGCGGGTACGCTGTCGAACGCGTGGCGGCAGCGCACCGGCATTCTCGGTAACGCCACGGTGGCAGTGGCGGTCATTGATTCACATGTCGTCTTGCCTGCGGTGGGTACCATGGTTCCGCACACGTTGGTTGCCGCATTAGGCACCTCAGCCGCCTACCTGTTTCTTGATGATACTGCCCAACCCTTACCGACCGGTATCGAAGGCATGGCCAACGGCGCCGCGCTCCCCGATGTTTGGTGCTATGAGGCCGGACAAGCCGGATTCGGCGATATTCTCGCATGGTTTGTCAGAACCTTTCCGCGCAGCGACGACATGGCCGAAAGTTTTCGGCTGTATAACAGCAGCGCCGCCGCGCTGGCCCCGGCGCAAACCCGGCTACTGGCGCTTGACTGGTGGAGCGGCAATCGAGTGCCTTTTGCGGATGCTCACCTCAGTGGCCTGTTAGTTGGGCTTACGCTTACCAGCACCTCAACGGATATTTACCGCGCGCTACTGGAAGCGCTGTGCTTTGGCGCGCGCGCGATTCTGGATTATCTACAGGCTGGCGGAGTGTCAGTACAGCATATTCTGCTGACCAGCGGGTTATCGCAGCGTAATCCGCTATTGATGCAAATGATGGCGGATGTGCTCGGCCATGCGATCAAGGTTCCGAACATTCAAAACCCGACCGCTGTCGGCGCCGCCATTCATGGTGCTGTTGCAGCAGGGATCGTGGCGGATTTTGCGACCGGCTCCCGGCGCTTCGGCGCGCGTGACTTTGAATGCTATCAGCCACGAGACGCCAATACCCAGGCTTATCAGCCGGTGTATCAACAATACCGCGAGCTGATGGCCGATAACGCGATTCGCCGGACGATGCACCACCTGGCCGACAACCTGCGCCGTCCGCAGTAA